One Vibrio gallaecicus genomic region harbors:
- a CDS encoding acetate/propionate family kinase, whose protein sequence is MSNSFVLVINSGSSSLKFAVIDSVSGDAIVSGLGECFGLPEAVISWKHNGEKVEESIDQPDNHHQHAINRIVALMDSLGFTADLVAIGHRIVHGGEKFTSTVRITETVTAEIEKLADLAPLHNPAGAIGIRAAMAAFPSLPQFAVFDTAFHQTMPEKAFTGAISNELYTEYGIRRYGFHGTSHYFVSREAAKMLNKLVEKSSFISVHLGNGASVCAISNGQSVDTSMGFTPLSGLMMGTRCGDLDPGIIEFLMKKGWSQEKVFDALNKKSGFLGVSGITSDARGVLEAMEEGHEGAKLAFEVFTYRVAKYIGSYMIPLDHLDAVIFTGGIGENSLPIRSEILRNLKLLGFVEDEKANADARFGASGIVAKSELLGAVAMVIPTNEEFVIAQQSVELL, encoded by the coding sequence ATGTCTAATTCGTTCGTTCTGGTTATCAACTCTGGTAGTTCTTCTCTTAAATTCGCAGTTATCGACTCTGTTAGCGGTGATGCAATTGTCAGTGGTCTTGGGGAGTGTTTTGGCTTACCAGAAGCAGTAATTAGCTGGAAGCATAACGGTGAGAAAGTTGAGGAGTCGATTGACCAACCTGACAACCACCACCAGCATGCAATTAATCGAATTGTAGCGTTAATGGATTCACTAGGCTTTACTGCCGACCTAGTGGCTATTGGTCACCGAATTGTTCACGGTGGCGAGAAATTTACTTCAACTGTTCGTATCACTGAAACAGTAACGGCTGAAATTGAAAAGTTAGCCGATCTTGCACCACTGCATAATCCAGCAGGAGCTATTGGCATTCGTGCTGCTATGGCGGCTTTCCCGTCTTTACCTCAGTTTGCTGTATTTGATACTGCTTTCCACCAAACAATGCCAGAAAAAGCATTTACAGGTGCTATCTCGAATGAGCTTTACACTGAGTATGGAATTCGTCGTTACGGTTTCCATGGTACAAGCCATTACTTTGTAAGCCGTGAAGCTGCAAAAATGCTTAACAAGCTAGTTGAAAAATCGAGCTTCATTTCAGTTCACCTTGGTAACGGTGCTTCAGTATGTGCTATTAGCAATGGTCAAAGTGTCGATACCTCTATGGGTTTCACTCCTCTATCTGGTTTGATGATGGGTACTCGCTGTGGTGACTTAGATCCAGGCATCATCGAATTCTTAATGAAGAAAGGTTGGAGCCAAGAAAAAGTATTTGATGCTTTGAATAAGAAATCTGGCTTCCTTGGTGTATCTGGTATCACTTCTGACGCTCGTGGCGTGCTAGAAGCGATGGAAGAAGGGCATGAAGGTGCTAAGCTTGCATTTGAAGTCTTCACTTACCGTGTGGCTAAATATATTGGTTCTTACATGATCCCATTAGACCATCTTGATGCAGTTATCTTTACTGGTGGTATCGGTGAAAACTCATTACCGATCCGTAGTGAAATACTGCGTAACCTTAAGTTACTTGGCTTTGTTGAAGATGAAAAAGCCAATGCAGACGCACGATTTGGCGCATCTGGCATTGTAGCTAAATCAGAGCTTCTAGGTGCTGTGGCTATGGTTATCCCAACCAACGAAGAATTTGTAATTGCTCAACAGTCGGTAGAGCTACTGTAA